The following is a genomic window from Gadus morhua chromosome 23, gadMor3.0, whole genome shotgun sequence.
AACATGGGCCAATATAGGCCTTCCGGCGACCCAATTCCTAATTTGGGATGGCCATGATGagaaaaaacattttataaTCATGTAATATAATTGACTTATAACCACAATCATTGTTCTgtattgttttcatattcaCTGTAAGGGATGCTCATCACCATGTGTAtatcataaaatagaaaagtATTCAACTTAATTGTCTAGTCAGGGCCAGATACCTCCCCTCCGAGACATAAAAACAGCCCATCAGACGCAAATCACATTTAACGAGAAATTGCAAGCCCTGCTGGTTCCTGGGGGTtggtgtgaagggggggggggagcctacCATTGGTAAAGACGAGGGGTAAAGCCACGCCGTTGGTGTTggtggaagagaggagaagCTTCCCGCTGGTCAGGAAGGTGAGCTCCTCCAAGCCCAGACAGGTGCCCCACACGGGGAAGTAGTCTCCTCTGGAATTGGCCTAAAGCGAAAACATTTGCATCATAGCCCCTTGTGCACTGTAGGCCTCACTATGTAGGTCACCGTAGGCCTCACTATGTAAGTCAACGGTGCACCGAGCACACAGACGGTACGCCTCATGGTGACAGGGTTAGATCCCGACTCGCGGCCCTACCCTACAGGgcactccctctgtctttcaACCCACTCCCCGTTCTCCCTGCCCTACCCTGTTCCTGTCGTGACACcgaaaaggacacacacacacacacaggggatctTTAGTTTCGTGACACCGGCTTAAAGGGAAGCATGTTATTTGTATATGCATTTATTATTACTTATTCACTAGTTAACATATCAAAGCTGTCAAGTCAATTgaatttgtatagcccttaatcagaGTATCGAGTCTCAAAGGGCAttacaggccatatatttatgacaaaccctaaccctcccagtgggcaaaaaaaaactcccttaattatCGAGAGagaaaccttgagaaggaacgaAGAGTAGGGGATCCATCTTTCCAGGGATGGTTaggggtgccataattgacctACATAGTATTTGGATGTTTGTATGTCGCACATATCTAAGTAGATAGCAGAGCATGCCTTTGTACTTTGAGCAGAGTACCTCGATCGTCAGCTGATAGAAGATCTTTGCAGCCCTTGCATAACCTGATGTAATAAGATGGGCCCCACCGCCCGGGAAAAGTATGCTGTCAAAGTTAGAAGCACAGATTTGTTAGTGTTACATATTTTggattatatatatttgaaatagCCTCAACCTAAAGGTTACAGCTCATATTAAATTGTGCTCCTTCATGTTGGTGTATTATTCACAGTTGAATCTTCCACTAAACTTGTATCTTAACTCCTCAAGGCCTTAATAGCAGCTGTGAATAAGACATAAGCACTCTACAATTACCAATAGACACTATTGAATAGGCATGTACCCACCCATTCAGGGAGTTGAAGAGACTTTTATACTGCTCCAATGTCTGGTTGAtcctattggggggggggggaaacgctTGAGTTTTCAaccggtttgtttgtttgaccgGGGGCACACCTGACACGAAGACTCTCCTCACAGGGACCACTCACCTCACAGGGACCACTCTGGCTCCTGCTGACTCCAGATACTTAACGTAGGAGGCAGCGATATAAGACGTGACGTTAGGCGGGGGTGAATAGGACTCCTGCGACAATATACCTGAAGACACAGCATCCAATGTATTTCCACATTGCTTTTAAATCCACGAATGAAACTAACATCAACTATTATAATCTTGTACTTTGTTGGACGACAAACACCCTTCATAGGTCTACTTCTCAGATGACTACATTAAGCCCTAGTCCTTACCTATCACTGGAGCGTCGTTTCTCTTGAAGGAAAGTCCAGATACGGATCCGACCGTTACGCAGAAAAGCAACACGAAGATGTCGACCGTAACGCataaaaacaacacagacaTGTTTGGTTTAGCGACTACGTGAGCAATTGTGCCGCGCAGACCCTTCACAACGTCCATCATTATGCTATCTTACTCCATGTAGGCGACCCGTTGTTGCTGCGATGTGGAACAATCGGTCGATTTCCGGCAACAACATCATGTGATTCTTGGCTCCATCAGAGGggcgttcagaatcgcaaacataggcgaacgttcgcgaacgattttaaacattttccgttaaacgaacataagcaagcaaacgtttacgaacataggtaaactgtctgaagaggtagttctccacaaacacttcggctacgtgacattcgttgccatggcattaaactaaactatattgaaatcatttactcctttcctacacagaaagcaatagataaaacgtttcatatagccaatctacacccttacttcaactgttgtcttttgtatcctaaaatgcgatttgaacgttatatcgcagtaagtgggtacaacttcggtgacgtagccctctattcttgaattttccgtactggttgtctgcagtaggctttcaacgaggtcgaccacttgcaaaccctcttctgtaaactcttccattaacatggaggctaccgctaataccatggccttcgtatccatttttttcgtttacagtttgtttagaacggtgttcaaaaatcgttcaaaattaattgtttaatgtcaacgcgttcgttgcgaacgttcgcctatgttcgctgaacttgaacgcacctctggtGTGTGTTAGATAGACTTTCGAAATGGAATTTTAATTATGCTGTTGTTTAACCCATCTGTAATCTTTAGACCGGCGACTTAAATTACAGTATTTTGCTCATTTATTTTAAGAATTTTGTAGAATTCTAATATAATAGCATATATCATGCACATAATAGAATATGTCAGTAAAATACGATCATATTTGTCATTGAGGTTATTCAACTTCATCTGCATAACTTTAAACAAAAGTTTCTTACGCAAGATCAGACATCTTAGATGGTATGTTCCATTCTAAAACAAATTTCTGCAATGTAATAAATATGGGTTATTGTTCATTCATTATAAGTTAGTCTAATTTAACCATGTTTAATAAAAACATAGGTAATTTAGATTTCATTGAAATCACTCGATGGACAATAGCGTGTAAACACTTCCAGATCCATAAGGTTCTCTTGCTGCGGCCTCAGGACCAAGACAAagattctctctcttttttttttttttttttccccactgtctttattgtttgtctCTCTTCCATCTGAATTGTAGGTACAGCTCATCACAGGTCTTCACCTTGAAACCACTcgggggttgggttgggttgggctgtgtgtgtgtgtgtgtgtgtgtgtgtgtgtgtgtgtgtgtgtgtgtgtgtgtgtgtgtgtgtgtgtgtgtgtgtgtgtgtgtgtgtgtgtgtgtgtgtgtgtgtgtgtgtgtgtgtgtgtgcgcacgcgtagGTATGCTTAACCTGCACCACTGGCACTAATACTTGATGTAAAAGTCGACCCATGTGTTTAGAAGGACCATCTTCCTAGTTGGACAAGAAATACAACAAACAAGCACATGGTGATTTTAGTTTTTAACATTGCTTTATTTTTCATAAGAAGAGAGTTTTCTTCTATTATGATTACATCTATCAGGGCACTATATATCAGAGTGGgctgtatataggcctacatgtagaTCTTAAGGGAAATAGTACTTTTGCTCAAACACAGAACCTCCGGGAGAGGAGTATAGGGGACTATAGTTGTATATCAGTCTGCTGTCCTCTTCTGTCTTGTTGTTGAACTTGTGGAAATTCTTCCTCGCTGTAGAAAGAcaaacaagataaaaaaaaagtaaaaggcTTGAGAGATCGCGCAATAGTTATAATGGGAATGGGTTACCCAACATGCACGATTAGGCTGTGACAGACTTTAAAATGGAGAGGCCTTGCTATATGGACGGCTCTTAGTCCCATATTCTGAATGTACCATGCAACTAAATATACAGAGTGTTGACAGGAAGTCCAACTATCAGAAGAAAAGTTGCTCATGCTTTGGAAAACAAAACATTACCCTGTTCCAAGTCATTGTACCATGTTATTTTGAATGAAGTTTAAAGTGTTAAGCTACATTAAAATAACGTGGCGCTGCCTTCAAAACACCAAGTTTTGTTTCTATCGAGTGACTCTAAAAGCAAAATAGCATCGTTCTGACCCTCGTTGACAAAGAAGTCGGCCATGAAGAAGGTGGTTTTGATGGCAGCTGGTGAGTGGGGGATGTAGTCCCGGGTCCACTCAAAGGCGTTTTTCTCAGGGTGCCAAAGGGTTCCATAGATGGGATAATTGTACGCTGgtgggaggagaagagatgtaTACTTATGAGGCTTGTTTGGGTCTTTGTTTTCGTAGATGGGTCATGTGACTGGGCTGCTTACCTTCCATAGTCGACACAAATTCTGTTGTTTCGTCACTGTTTACAGAGAGAACTCTGTAAAACATGTTCAGCTCTGTGGAATTTTCAAAGACCTGAAACAAGAGCCGCAAACAATAACATTTTGTAAAGCTTTATGGAGACTGACTTGGCGAATAACGGCACACATTTATATACAGAACAACAAAATACATCACTATTTACtttaaaattaaacaataaaGAAAACTTGCTTGTAACCCAAAATATCTGGACCATGGGAATGAATCTGCTGTATTGTTTCCCAAGAAACAAATTTAGGCTGTACGCTCTATGGAGCAATAGTAGTTTGACTGGTTAtcacagaggtcaaaggttacagATTTACCTTAATTCTGGATGGAGAAATAAGGAGGAGAATTAAGTTAAAGGAGGAGTAAATAGTTGTTTTAATCAATGCTTCTCACCCCAGGCATCTGCGTTTAATTGTGTAATTTGAATATGTTGTATATTTTTGTAACTGTAAAATATTTTAACCTATTTCAAGTTTTCTCTAAATGTGTTTCTGCAACCGTTTTTTTGTGCTGCTTTTCTTGGCCACGGCTCTCTCCCTTCCAAAAtagaaaaattaaatatatGTGTAAAGATTTTGACAGGGCCTACATCAGACGTGACGCTCCACTTGTGGACGTGGGCTGATATCGGCTCGGCGGCCATGTCATCCAAAAGATCTGGCGGGAACCCTCCGAACATCCTGCTCTGCCGGGGATCTGTAAGTCAGCCGTTATAACACAATGACTCTAGACGTTGTTACACTGCCAAACATGCCcgtcttatgcacgcctttCTCCCGGCATGGTCTGCGCCgcgcgtttacactgcccaaggtaaattgcctgcttgagctagcaccccaatttaccctcccggaccctacacacattggcggtttcattttgatgtaaatgcgattagACGGCTCTGCGgttcgagggggggggggcttggatggaggtgttgctgcgttgcTTAGACAGAGACAACCttatcaacatgagtagttcgAACTGGAGAACCTTCCTTACGatgcttttgtcgggataaaatacaagtggtcagcaaaataaagaatatgttggcatttCTGCacatgtaaatagttaatcacgtttgtagcctacactcagacgtgaactcattcttgcatatAGGGTGTCTTCAtttaggaaaaaataaaaacatttgggagtatgcaaattattctaaagggGTCTAGACTCTGTgcatagccccgccttctctaGTGAACCTAGAAAGCCGGCGCTGTGGCGAACGtgggattttaccccctcggtttCTCACAGGCAACACGGTGAAATTGCCGGGCGTGctaagctgcgaccgaaccgccTCGGCACTGTAAAAATGCCTTGTGATAATGCACAGTGAAAAAGTGTAGCACTGATAAATCACCTTCCTTCAAAGGCATTTCAAACAAATATAAATCAAGGTCATAATAAACGtatatatgatatacgtcaTGTGTGGTGAAGACA
Proteins encoded in this region:
- the LOC115537226 gene encoding gamma-glutamyl hydrolase, with protein sequence MMDVVKGLRGTIAHVVAKPNMSVLFLCVTVDIFVLLFCVTVGSVSGLSFKRNDAPVIGILSQESYSPPPNVTSYIAASYVKYLESAGARVVPVRINQTLEQYKSLFNSLNGILFPGGGAHLITSGYARAAKIFYQLTIEANSRGDYFPVWGTCLGLEELTFLTSGKLLLSSTNTNGVALPLVFTNESRVSKLFSGFPPDLLTALASEALTENSHRLSLATETFRNNPELSKFYRVLSTNSDEKTEFVSTMEAYDYPIYATQWHPEKNAFEWTRDYIPHSPNAIKTTFFMADFFVNEAKKNFHKFSSEEEERDALIYNYTPLYTNGSAFEQVYYF